From the Candidatus Synechococcus calcipolaris G9 genome, the window AATTTGTTGAATGGCTGAGGCAATTCGCTGCATATTACTGCCGGATGTAGCAATTTGACGCACGGCTTCCCCTTGTTCACCCATCAGCAGATGGTAATAGAGTTCACGAATCATCAACGATGCCAGCATGGAGATGTGTTGCGGAGTGTCCAAGAGCTTGATGAGGCGAAGGGTACATTCCATCAAGGCTGGATCGACGTTGCTAACCAATACACCTCGAACAGAGTTTCCTTTTTTTGCCGAACTGGTACCCATTTGGGCAACCATCTCACACAATTGCATCAAGTCTAAGTTCAGCTTCAGTCCTAAATACGGCTTGTCAGGTGTCGCCTCAGTTACAAAGCCACTCAGCGGTAAATCAACGGAAACGACGAGATACTGCATTGCACCATACTGATACATCTCCTCACCCAGAAATGCTTTTTTCTGACCTTGAACGACGATCGCCAGAATTGGTTCGTACACGCTATGAGGTGCATTAGATACTGTATCTGAGCGTGTAAAGTCTAATTGCTCAATTGCCGTGGGTTGAATCATGTTGCCGCTAGATTGGGTATGCTGCATGATCCGTGTGGCAATTTCCTGGCGGTGATCCGCGATTATGTCAGGATGAGAGACTGCGACTGTCATAGCAGAGACTCGACTAAATCAATACCTCGCACTTGACCATTATAGAATCTCTGCAAACGATCGCTCTGGAGAATCAGGCAATCATTGGATAGGTTCAGACATTTCAAGAACAGCTTTTCAAACCTATGCTGAACAGAATAGAGAGGAAAACAACGATGTTAAACATTGAGAACAAAGTCATTGTGATCACTGGAGCCAGTAGCGGGATTGGCGAAGCCACAGCTAAGTTACTCGCTCGAAACGGTGCAAAGGTGCTTTTGGGCGCACGACGCACCGAAAAGCTCGAAAAAATTGTTGAGGAGATCCACACCTCAGGCGGTACAGCAGAATTCAAAGCCGTAGATGTCACCGATCGAGAAGATGTGAAAGCGTTCATTGGGTTTGCGAAAGACAAGTTCGATCGCGTCGATGTCATCTTTAACAACGCAGGCGTGATGCCTCTATCCCCGATGAATGCTTTGAAGGTCGAGGAATGGGACAACATGATTAACGTGAATATCAACGGAGTGTTGAATGGCATTGCAGCAGCTTTGCCGATTATGGAAGCGCAAGGTGACGGACAAATCATCAATACTGCGTCGATTGGTGCCCATGTGGTAGTACCCACTAGCGCAGTTTACAGCGCGACCAAGTACGCAGTTTGGGCAATCTCTGAAGGACTGCGGCAGGAGTCGAAAATGATTCGCGTCACCGTCATCTCTCCCGGTGTGGTTGAGACTGAACTCGGCTCTGATATCACCGACGAGCCAACAAAAGGCTTCTTGAAAGAACTTCGCAAAGATGCACTCAACCCAGATACGATCGCCAGCGCTGTCCTGTATGCCGTATCCCAGCCGGATGATGTTGATGTCAACGAAGTGATTGTTCGCCCGATCCGTCAGATGATGTAGGCAACTGACCCTGACTGAAAAAAGTGTACAAACTCCAAGAGTCGCCAATGAAGGAGAAAGTCGAAATGAGCCAAAAACCAAGACGAACATATACTGCCGAACAAAAAGCTGACGCTGTGGCAATAGTGCAACAGTCAGGCAAGCCGATCAGCCAAGTCGCCCAGGAAATGGGTTTGACAGAAAGTGCCCTACGCAAATGGGTCAAACAAGCAATCATTCATGTATTGCTACGGATGGAAGAGGACTTCCCCCATCAGTATCTAGTATCCCTACGAGGCATTAATCGTCAATAAACTAGACCACTGCGTCGTGTACTGAGGAGAACGTTGACAGCATCGTATCGCCCAGGGCTGCTCCAACCCCATGGCAGCATAACGAAGAGTATGCCGTCCAAACCGATGATTAATTCCGTCAAGCGTCGCCATCAACGCCCCCCCCTTTTCATCATCCAGAGAATCAAAAAGAGTCTGCTGAATCGCCCGTTCAGAACCTAACCCTTGAAGCATGACCCCAGCCTTCCTGTAAGACCGCCCCGTCTGGTAAATAGCCTCAGCACAACGCAAAGCCCCACCGATCAACATCCCCGTATGGTTCGTCGCCCTGAGTAACGAGAGACTAGCACTAGGCGACTCGTAATTGTCCTGAAACCGATTAGTTCGAGCAAAAACCGTTAAATAAGTAGCCGTTAGTCCCCGCCTCCGCAGCTTCTCCGCCGCCCGACTGACATAGGTCGCCACCGTCTGCTTCAACTCAGAAAGCGTCGTGACCGGTTGCCCAAACGAGCGAGAGACAACCAAGCATTGCTGCGGACTAGAGATCGCCTCCAGCGGAAGACACGATTCCCCCCGTAACTCCCGCACAATACGCTCCATAACAACATTAAATTGTTGGCGAATCATCGCCAGATCAGCATCTCGTAACTCAGCAGCCGTCGTGATATTCAACGACCGTAATCGACCACCCCATCGCGTCGAGATGCCCCAAATATCCTCCACAGCCAGACAGTCTAACGCTGAACCGATCATTGTTGGTGCCAACACCAAAACCCCGGCTTGCTGCTTAGCGATCCTATTAGCGACCTTAGCCAACACCTTAGTAGAGGCAACCCCAATCGAAACAGGAATACCCGTCCATTGCAGCACCGTTTGACGAATCACCTGCCCATGCTCCAAGAGTTGAGATTGAAACCCAGAGAAATCCAGGAACGCCTCATCAATCGAATACACCTCCAAATCCGGGCAGAGATCAGCCAGAATTTGCATCACCCTCCGACTCATATCCCCATAAAGAGCATAATTACTAGAAAAAACCTGAATATGGTGAACAGCAACAAGGTCTTTGATCTTGAAAAAAGGAATACCCATCGGCACCCCCAACGCCTTCACCTCCTGAGAGCGAGCCACCACACAGCCATCATTATTAGACAAAACAACCACAGGTCGTCCCTGAAGCTTGGGATTAAAGACTCGTTCACAGGAGACATAGAAATTATTGCAGTCCACCAGAGCAAACATAGAAGCCCCTACAACGCATGGATCACACTGGTGACAACACCCCAGACAAGAAACGCACTAGCATCAGTAATCTCAATATCAGGATAAACAGGATTCTCTGCCTGTAGGAAAAGCCGACCCTGTACATATTTCAATCGCTTAATCGTAAGCTCCCCATTTAAGACCGCAACGACCACCTGCCCATCCTTCGGTACCAGGGAACGGTCAACAATAATCAGATCCCCATCATGGATACCGCCGCCAATCATCGAATCCCCCGCCACCCTCGCCATAAACGTAGCGGCTGGATTATGGATGAGATAGTGATTAAGGTCTAAACGTTGCTCAATAAAATCATCCGCTGGCGAAGGAAAGCCAGCAGAGACAGGC encodes:
- a CDS encoding Y-family DNA polymerase, giving the protein MFALVDCNNFYVSCERVFNPKLQGRPVVVLSNNDGCVVARSQEVKALGVPMGIPFFKIKDLVAVHHIQVFSSNYALYGDMSRRVMQILADLCPDLEVYSIDEAFLDFSGFQSQLLEHGQVIRQTVLQWTGIPVSIGVASTKVLAKVANRIAKQQAGVLVLAPTMIGSALDCLAVEDIWGISTRWGGRLRSLNITTAAELRDADLAMIRQQFNVVMERIVRELRGESCLPLEAISSPQQCLVVSRSFGQPVTTLSELKQTVATYVSRAAEKLRRRGLTATYLTVFARTNRFQDNYESPSASLSLLRATNHTGMLIGGALRCAEAIYQTGRSYRKAGVMLQGLGSERAIQQTLFDSLDDEKGGALMATLDGINHRFGRHTLRYAAMGLEQPWAIRCCQRSPQYTTQWSSLLTINAS
- a CDS encoding transposase, translated to MKEKVEMSQKPRRTYTAEQKADAVAIVQQSGKPISQVAQEMGLTESALRKWVKQAIIHVLLRMEEDFPHQYLVSLRGINRQ
- a CDS encoding SDR family oxidoreductase, which encodes MLNIENKVIVITGASSGIGEATAKLLARNGAKVLLGARRTEKLEKIVEEIHTSGGTAEFKAVDVTDREDVKAFIGFAKDKFDRVDVIFNNAGVMPLSPMNALKVEEWDNMINVNINGVLNGIAAALPIMEAQGDGQIINTASIGAHVVVPTSAVYSATKYAVWAISEGLRQESKMIRVTVISPGVVETELGSDITDEPTKGFLKELRKDALNPDTIASAVLYAVSQPDDVDVNEVIVRPIRQMM
- a CDS encoding LexA family protein is translated as MMQGGVKPGTEQSRGTEIDAEPTTAARLPLRFMEPIPLCLHQQPFPRTILSELYRPQRGDSLALPLYLMPVSAGFPSPADDFIEQRLDLNHYLIHNPAATFMARVAGDSMIGGGIHDGDLIIVDRSLVPKDGQVVVAVLNGELTIKRLKYVQGRLFLQAENPVYPDIEITDASAFLVWGVVTSVIHAL
- a CDS encoding AraC family transcriptional regulator → MTVAVSHPDIIADHRQEIATRIMQHTQSSGNMIQPTAIEQLDFTRSDTVSNAPHSVYEPILAIVVQGQKKAFLGEEMYQYGAMQYLVVSVDLPLSGFVTEATPDKPYLGLKLNLDLMQLCEMVAQMGTSSAKKGNSVRGVLVSNVDPALMECTLRLIKLLDTPQHISMLASLMIRELYYHLLMGEQGEAVRQIATSGSNMQRIASAIQQIKSNFTQPMRIEDLASQIGMSTSSLHQHFKKVTSMSPLQYQKQLRLLEARRLMLAEDFDATSTAYQVGYESPSQFSREYSRLFGAPPIRDIERLRTA